One genomic window of Bacteroidales bacterium includes the following:
- a CDS encoding serine/threonine-protein phosphatase translates to MVSTFDYAQSNAFSENKTQIAERLEELYRLRIQNLEHYITILLIALFVLIVVAVVLFLMYHKNKESHIMLMQKNQEIERQQRANEEIMHILEQKRLEIEKQTDELDETTTELKWQTENALRLYDEVESQRKEMTDSIIYAKRIQTALLPDITVINEILNDYFVLFKPRDIVSGDFYWVAAKKGKTIVVVADCTGHGVPGAFMSILGISFLNEIVKKHDLSVDNILNHLREQVIRALKQKNVSVKDGMDMALCAIDWENSRVEYAGANIPLFILRKPQDDDSEELIEVPADRMPIGLYESNPKPFTKQIVPIFQGDSLYMFSDGYCDQFGGPELKKFKKKNLKKLFLDIHTLNMTEQKIILEKNLNDWKGDLPQVDDILMLGIKI, encoded by the coding sequence ATGGTAAGCACATTTGATTATGCACAATCAAATGCTTTTTCAGAAAATAAGACACAGATTGCCGAAAGACTGGAAGAGTTATATCGTTTACGGATACAAAATTTAGAACATTATATCACTATTTTACTGATTGCCCTTTTTGTTCTTATCGTGGTTGCGGTCGTACTATTCCTGATGTACCACAAAAATAAAGAGTCTCACATCATGCTGATGCAAAAAAACCAGGAAATAGAGCGTCAACAGAGAGCAAATGAAGAGATCATGCATATCCTGGAACAGAAAAGACTGGAAATAGAAAAGCAAACAGATGAATTGGATGAGACCACCACTGAATTAAAGTGGCAAACAGAGAATGCCTTACGTTTATATGATGAAGTGGAGTCTCAAAGAAAAGAAATGACCGACAGCATCATATATGCCAAAAGGATACAGACTGCATTGCTTCCCGATATTACTGTCATAAACGAGATTTTGAATGATTATTTCGTTTTGTTCAAGCCTCGCGATATCGTTAGTGGTGATTTTTATTGGGTAGCGGCAAAAAAGGGAAAAACGATTGTTGTTGTGGCCGATTGTACCGGTCATGGAGTCCCAGGTGCTTTCATGAGTATTCTGGGTATCTCATTTTTAAATGAGATCGTAAAAAAACATGATTTAAGTGTTGATAATATATTGAATCATTTACGGGAACAAGTGATCAGAGCCCTGAAACAGAAAAATGTTTCTGTGAAAGATGGCATGGATATGGCTTTATGTGCCATCGATTGGGAAAACTCCCGGGTCGAATATGCCGGAGCCAATATACCTTTATTCATTTTAAGAAAGCCGCAGGATGACGATTCGGAAGAATTGATCGAAGTTCCCGCAGACAGGATGCCTATTGGCCTGTACGAAAGTAATCCCAAACCATTTACCAAACAGATCGTTCCTATTTTTCAGGGAGATTCTTTATATATGTTTTCAGATGGATATTGTGATCAGTTTGGAGGCCCGGAATTAAAAAAATTCAAAAAGAAAAACCTTAAGAAATTATTTCTTGACATCCATACACTCAACATGACTGAGCAAAAGATAATCCTTGAAAAGAATCTGAATGATTGGAAAGGAGACCTTCCTCAAGTGGACGATATCCTGATGTTGGGAATTAAAATATAA
- a CDS encoding peroxiredoxin family protein, whose amino-acid sequence MRYKKTYILLFILISCVFSLKAQKVEISGNSPEYAGQVLKFHSADNYINNWEVTLGECTVAPNGDFRVELNVTTTRLVYLYLGIFKARFIVEPGHSYIVSLPPRTDKEPAEEESPFFEEVTVYLYIESTKDKNGNIIPKEEELNMRIILFDEAYNPLYDQMAMDGMRKKVIKVDSTIQAFTTKHMHTENSYYKDYVKYRSGMLYYATQQIGVKYISKTFFSDQPLLYDNEAYMDLFNITYNNYFMYFGRTEEGKVIYDVVNTGKDFSGLKQLLQKDGTVPGDSLCELVILKNIYDEFYSDRFSRPALLTILESLIDQTRIEEHKKIGNQLRSKITRLLRGFAPPDFSLYNQDSTLVSLDTYKGKYIYLMFCTTQNYACFNQYELLKELYKTHGKWLQIVVISADDHFENMRNFRQKNDYQWDFLYIGNQPDILKEYDVRIYPTYYLIGPDGKLVMSPAPDASQNIEWVFYLELNNKGLWNEYIQKGWIEDKKRTDSRFELNLDRPN is encoded by the coding sequence ATGCGGTATAAAAAGACATACATTCTATTATTCATTTTGATCTCCTGTGTCTTTTCATTAAAGGCACAAAAAGTTGAAATTTCCGGAAATTCACCCGAATATGCAGGACAGGTATTGAAATTTCATTCGGCAGATAATTATATCAATAACTGGGAAGTAACCCTGGGTGAATGTACTGTTGCTCCTAATGGTGATTTTAGGGTTGAACTGAATGTTACAACAACCCGCCTGGTATATCTTTACCTTGGGATCTTTAAAGCCCGGTTTATCGTGGAGCCGGGGCATTCATATATAGTATCCCTTCCTCCCCGTACCGATAAAGAACCGGCTGAAGAAGAAAGTCCTTTCTTTGAAGAGGTGACGGTATATCTTTACATAGAATCAACAAAAGATAAAAACGGGAATATCATTCCGAAAGAGGAAGAATTGAATATGCGTATCATACTTTTCGACGAAGCGTATAATCCTTTGTATGATCAAATGGCTATGGATGGTATGAGGAAAAAGGTGATCAAGGTGGATTCCACTATCCAGGCTTTTACGACGAAGCACATGCATACGGAAAATTCCTATTATAAGGATTATGTAAAGTACCGTTCAGGAATGTTGTATTATGCGACACAACAAATAGGGGTAAAATATATTTCAAAAACTTTTTTTTCAGATCAGCCTTTGCTATACGATAATGAAGCATATATGGATCTTTTTAATATTACTTATAATAATTACTTCATGTATTTCGGACGTACCGAAGAAGGAAAAGTGATATATGATGTGGTAAATACAGGGAAAGATTTTTCCGGACTAAAACAATTGCTACAAAAAGATGGTACAGTTCCCGGCGATAGCTTATGCGAACTGGTAATACTAAAAAATATTTATGATGAATTTTATTCTGATCGTTTTTCCAGACCGGCATTGTTAACTATACTAGAGTCATTGATCGACCAAACCCGGATAGAAGAACACAAAAAAATCGGGAACCAATTACGTTCGAAAATAACCAGGCTGTTGCGGGGATTTGCACCGCCTGATTTTTCGTTATATAATCAGGACAGTACACTTGTTTCCCTGGATACTTATAAAGGGAAATATATCTATTTGATGTTTTGCACCACACAAAACTATGCCTGTTTTAATCAGTATGAGTTGTTGAAAGAATTGTATAAAACACATGGAAAATGGTTGCAAATTGTCGTGATCTCAGCCGATGATCATTTTGAAAACATGCGTAATTTTCGTCAAAAAAATGATTATCAATGGGATTTCCTGTATATTGGCAATCAACCTGATATTCTGAAAGAATATGATGTACGGATATATCCGACTTATTACCTGATTGGTCCCGACGGAAAACTGGTAATGTCCCCGGCTCCGGATGCTTCACAAAATATTGAATGGGTCTTTTACCTCGAGTTAAACAATAAAGGATTATGGAACGAGTACATCCAAAAAGGATGGATTGAAGATAAAAAACGGACAGACAGTAGATTCGAACTGAATCTGGATCGTCCAAATTGA
- the ilvA gene encoding threonine ammonia-lyase IlvA, which yields MSLISDYQLDIKKAHQRLSEVISHTPLQLNQNLSNQYDAKIYLKREDLQEVRSYKLRGAYHMISQLPEDVQQRGVVCASAGNHAQGFAYSCRKLNIRGVVFMPKVTPRQKIQQTKHFGQENIIVRLIGDTFDDCAEAAKKYASEHQMTFIPPFDDTRIIEGQGTIAVELLEDLKNIDYLFIPIGGGGLCAGVGAYIRDHSPKTKIIGVEPEGAPSMQAAIQAGKPVTLDHIERFIDGVAVKRVGDLTFDICRSVIDDICLIPEGKVCSTILKLYNENAIVVEPAGAISISALDNYADQIKGKNVVCIISGGNNDIDRMQEIKERSLQFERLKHYFLIHFAQRPGALKDFVNKVLGPNDDIIRFEYMKKTDKEGGPALVGIELNSAHDYDTLIQRMQDCQFDFTILNKNDTLFAYIV from the coding sequence ATGTCATTGATTTCTGATTATCAGCTTGATATAAAAAAAGCCCATCAGCGTCTTTCAGAAGTTATTTCCCATACCCCGTTACAGTTAAACCAGAATCTGTCCAATCAGTATGATGCAAAGATTTACCTGAAACGTGAAGATTTGCAGGAAGTACGTTCCTATAAATTGCGTGGGGCATACCATATGATCAGCCAATTACCTGAAGATGTGCAACAGCGTGGGGTTGTTTGTGCCAGCGCAGGAAATCATGCACAGGGATTTGCATACAGTTGCCGGAAACTGAACATACGTGGAGTTGTATTTATGCCTAAAGTAACGCCTCGTCAAAAAATACAGCAAACCAAACATTTTGGACAGGAGAATATAATTGTCCGGCTTATCGGAGATACATTCGATGATTGTGCTGAAGCTGCCAAGAAGTATGCATCCGAACATCAGATGACATTTATCCCTCCGTTTGACGATACCCGGATCATCGAGGGACAAGGGACCATTGCGGTTGAGCTATTGGAGGATTTGAAAAACATAGATTATCTATTCATTCCTATTGGAGGTGGCGGACTCTGTGCCGGTGTCGGGGCATATATAAGGGATCACTCTCCAAAAACCAAAATTATAGGTGTAGAACCGGAAGGCGCACCATCCATGCAGGCTGCCATTCAGGCAGGAAAGCCTGTAACGCTGGACCATATAGAACGTTTTATTGATGGTGTAGCCGTAAAACGGGTAGGCGATTTAACATTTGACATCTGCCGTTCGGTAATTGATGATATCTGCCTTATTCCGGAAGGTAAAGTATGTTCTACCATCCTGAAACTGTACAATGAAAATGCCATTGTAGTTGAACCGGCCGGAGCTATTTCCATTTCCGCACTAGATAATTATGCGGATCAGATAAAAGGAAAAAATGTTGTCTGTATCATCAGTGGAGGAAACAATGATATCGACCGGATGCAGGAAATCAAAGAAAGATCATTGCAATTTGAACGGTTAAAACATTATTTCCTGATTCATTTTGCTCAACGTCCCGGCGCCTTAAAAGATTTTGTTAATAAAGTACTAGGGCCCAATGATGATATCATTCGCTTTGAGTATATGAAGAAAACCGATAAAGAAGGCGGGCCTGCCTTAGTCGGCATTGAACTGAACTCTGCGCATGATTATGATACGCTTATCCAGCGGATGCAAGATTGCCAGTTTGATTTTACCATTTTAAACAAAAACGATACCCTATTTGCTTATATAGTGTAA
- the coaD gene encoding pantetheine-phosphate adenylyltransferase: MDKIAVFPGSFDPFTLGHESIVLRAVNLFDKIIIGIGSNNNKTAFFTAQQRLDMIQDLFAGNSKVEAQYYEDLTTEFCKRVGAKYMLRGLRTSSDFEYEKVIAQVNQAMLPEVESVFMLTLPEHTAINSSVVREILRYGGDISKFVPKNINIQKYIKNSL, encoded by the coding sequence ATGGATAAAATTGCAGTTTTCCCCGGATCGTTTGATCCGTTTACATTAGGACACGAATCAATAGTACTACGAGCAGTTAACTTATTCGATAAAATTATTATCGGAATAGGTTCCAATAATAATAAGACCGCTTTTTTTACAGCCCAGCAGCGTCTGGACATGATCCAGGATTTGTTTGCAGGTAATAGTAAAGTAGAAGCTCAGTATTATGAAGATTTAACTACTGAATTTTGTAAAAGGGTAGGTGCAAAATATATGCTTCGTGGATTGAGGACATCTTCTGATTTTGAATATGAAAAAGTCATTGCCCAGGTCAATCAGGCCATGTTGCCGGAAGTAGAATCGGTTTTTATGCTGACTCTTCCGGAGCATACAGCCATTAATTCATCTGTAGTACGTGAAATACTACGTTATGGTGGTGATATCTCCAAATTTGTCCCTAAAAACATCAATATTCAAAAATACATAAAAAACTCCTTATAG
- a CDS encoding endonuclease VIII translates to MIELPEAVTLAKQANDVLSGKTITQVFNATKPHKFTFYNSDPLGYNGLLTGKTFISTKGYGMFVDFFLSDGTILNIGDGTNTRYYQPDDKIPDNYQLLLTFDDHSFLVFTVAMYGFIGVYPDGIIDNKYHRISSTSISPLDERYTEKEFDKLFTEAKKTLTAKALLATEQRIPGVGNGVTQDILFNARIHPKQKVSVLSDARKKILFNSLKDVLQEMTLKGGRDTQTDLFGNNGNYQTILSAKTWKNPCPRCDSKIEKEAYLGGTVYYCPECQKIE, encoded by the coding sequence ATGATAGAATTACCCGAAGCAGTTACATTAGCTAAGCAAGCCAACGATGTATTGAGTGGAAAAACGATTACCCAGGTATTCAATGCAACCAAGCCGCATAAATTCACTTTTTACAATAGTGACCCATTGGGATACAATGGATTGTTAACAGGAAAAACATTTATTTCTACTAAAGGATACGGTATGTTCGTCGATTTCTTTCTTTCAGATGGAACGATACTGAACATCGGCGATGGGACAAATACCCGTTATTATCAACCGGATGATAAAATTCCGGACAACTATCAACTGTTATTAACTTTTGATGATCATTCTTTCCTTGTTTTTACAGTCGCTATGTATGGGTTCATCGGAGTTTATCCCGACGGCATCATCGATAACAAATACCATCGGATAAGTTCGACAAGTATATCTCCGTTGGATGAGCGCTACACTGAAAAAGAATTTGACAAATTATTTACCGAAGCAAAAAAAACACTAACAGCGAAAGCATTACTGGCAACCGAACAACGCATCCCCGGAGTGGGTAACGGCGTCACCCAGGATATCTTATTTAATGCCCGTATCCATCCAAAACAAAAAGTATCCGTCCTATCTGATGCAAGAAAAAAAATACTATTCAACTCCCTGAAAGATGTCTTGCAGGAAATGACTCTTAAAGGTGGACGTGATACACAAACCGATCTTTTCGGGAATAATGGAAACTATCAAACTATCCTGTCTGCAAAAACATGGAAGAATCCATGCCCACGTTGCGACAGTAAAATTGAAAAAGAAGCCTACCTTGGAGGAACGGTTTACTATTGTCCGGAATGCCAAAAAATTGAATGA
- a CDS encoding GyrI-like domain-containing protein, with amino-acid sequence MSEIQYCQSCGMPLRFDVEAYLGTNADHSPSNEYCYYCLKDGRYTVDIPMKEMVNIWVKFTGKYNEYSDTGYTPKELNTLLNKRLPTLKRWRQKEETKHIHYYAIDRIKTHIDQNLFRDIDSRQLAAMVNLSFFHFRRVFKDITGENIGVYIQRLRLEYIAHLLIATGQSIKEILSQTNYQTKSSLSKAFRMHFGVSMSSYRKKYQSTNHALIPGILPEVLVKRINTMQILSIEVNETFRNEYAYKTIWKQLIHYRDHHLQYGNCHFVSISQDNPIITPVKQCRFYIGIILNEYTKPQDKLSVREIPGGMYAVFRHKGDYTQLPELYKTIYEQWLPQSLYFQKYPLSFEIYLNTPQETSKDNLLTDIYIPINKQN; translated from the coding sequence ATGAGTGAGATACAATATTGTCAAAGTTGTGGAATGCCGCTACGCTTTGATGTGGAAGCCTATCTGGGAACAAATGCCGATCATTCTCCCAGTAATGAGTATTGTTACTATTGCCTCAAAGATGGGAGATATACGGTAGATATTCCTATGAAAGAAATGGTCAATATCTGGGTAAAATTTACCGGTAAATACAATGAATATTCCGATACCGGTTACACACCAAAAGAATTAAATACATTGCTGAATAAACGGCTTCCGACATTGAAGCGCTGGCGACAAAAAGAAGAGACCAAACATATCCATTATTACGCCATTGATAGGATCAAAACCCATATCGACCAGAATTTGTTCAGGGATATTGATTCCAGACAATTAGCAGCAATGGTCAATCTCTCATTTTTTCATTTTCGAAGAGTTTTCAAGGATATCACCGGGGAGAATATCGGCGTATATATTCAACGCTTACGTTTGGAATACATTGCTCATCTGCTTATTGCAACCGGGCAATCTATCAAAGAAATACTGTCGCAAACCAATTACCAGACTAAATCCAGCCTGTCAAAAGCATTCAGAATGCACTTTGGAGTATCTATGTCCTCCTACCGGAAAAAGTATCAATCAACAAATCACGCACTTATACCGGGAATTTTACCTGAAGTACTGGTCAAACGGATCAATACGATGCAGATACTTAGTATTGAGGTCAATGAAACTTTCCGTAACGAATATGCTTACAAGACAATATGGAAACAACTCATCCATTACAGAGATCACCATTTACAATACGGGAATTGTCATTTTGTCAGCATCAGTCAGGATAATCCTATAATTACTCCGGTAAAACAATGCCGGTTTTATATCGGTATTATCCTTAACGAATATACCAAGCCTCAGGATAAATTATCCGTACGGGAAATACCCGGAGGTATGTATGCTGTGTTCAGGCATAAAGGAGATTATACACAATTACCCGAACTGTATAAGACCATTTATGAGCAGTGGCTTCCACAAAGCCTGTATTTTCAGAAATACCCGTTATCTTTTGAAATTTATCTAAATACACCCCAGGAAACAAGTAAAGATAATTTATTGACAGATATCTATATACCTATCAACAAGCAAAATTAA
- a CDS encoding AraC family transcriptional regulator — protein MDIQERSRIEYRSRINRVMDHIDRNLDQSLDLKTIAGIANFSPFHFHRIFTFLIGETPIDYIQRLRVEKAAWKLRESDPQSVTEIAYACGFGSVSLFSRTFKKYFGIAPSLFGKLEKPIYSQGGNLFSKNGQMLRKNLKNGTQGNIDFCIVKSNQFYFMKTNVEVKEMPEMKAIYCRHIGPFHLIGQAYEKVFKWAAPRGLFIPNVSKSATVTHDDPSVTEIEKVRQSACIIVNEDVKVDGEIGKLVIPGGKYAVGHFELGFDEFEKAWNTMCQWFTESGYQQGDGCTYELYHNDYTTHPEMKHIVDICIPVKQL, from the coding sequence ATGGACATTCAAGAAAGGAGTAGAATAGAATACCGGTCACGGATCAATCGTGTGATGGATCATATCGACCGGAATCTCGATCAATCTTTGGATTTAAAAACCATAGCCGGAATCGCTAATTTTTCACCATTCCACTTTCACAGGATATTTACTTTTCTGATTGGAGAAACCCCCATTGACTATATCCAACGCTTACGGGTAGAGAAAGCCGCATGGAAGCTTCGGGAAAGCGACCCTCAATCTGTAACAGAAATAGCCTATGCATGCGGATTTGGTAGTGTCTCACTTTTCAGCAGGACATTCAAAAAGTATTTTGGAATAGCACCAAGCCTGTTCGGTAAACTGGAAAAACCCATTTATTCCCAGGGAGGAAACCTATTTAGCAAGAACGGACAAATGCTCCGCAAGAATTTGAAAAACGGTACGCAGGGAAATATCGATTTTTGTATCGTTAAATCAAATCAATTTTATTTTATGAAAACAAATGTAGAAGTGAAAGAAATGCCGGAGATGAAAGCCATCTATTGTCGCCACATCGGCCCGTTCCACCTGATTGGCCAAGCATATGAGAAGGTTTTCAAATGGGCTGCTCCCCGCGGATTGTTTATTCCCAATGTCTCCAAAAGCGCCACGGTAACCCACGATGACCCTTCTGTTACGGAAATTGAGAAAGTACGTCAGAGCGCCTGTATCATTGTGAATGAAGATGTAAAAGTCGATGGCGAGATCGGAAAACTTGTTATTCCCGGAGGTAAATATGCCGTAGGACATTTCGAATTAGGTTTTGACGAGTTCGAAAAAGCATGGAATACCATGTGCCAATGGTTTACGGAAAGCGGATACCAGCAAGGAGACGGCTGCACGTATGAATTGTACCACAATGACTACACCACTCATCCGGAGATGAAACATATTGTAGATATATGTATTCCGGTGAAACAGCTGTAA
- a CDS encoding pirin family protein codes for MKREVVETVTGSPAIDGAGVHLVRVLGPNTVYKFDPFLMLDAFDSKNPADYIKGFPLHPHRGIETFTYLMKGRINHRDSLGNKGTIHNGESQWMTGGSGILHEEMPQPTEHLLGLQLWINLPAKDKMTDPKYFDITNDMIREFDENGAKIRVVAGKYKDHYGAKGHHLPATVLDITVDPDNEFIMDTNPNDTLFVYIVSGNGSFGSKDKIIPQKTAVLFDKGDEFSVKTHDQEIRFILATAPPLGEPIAWGGPIVMNTHEELRNAFRELDNDTFIKHQPSGI; via the coding sequence ATGAAAAGAGAAGTTGTTGAAACAGTAACCGGCTCTCCCGCCATCGACGGAGCTGGAGTTCATCTTGTCAGGGTGCTAGGCCCGAATACGGTCTATAAGTTCGATCCGTTCCTGATGCTTGACGCATTTGATTCAAAGAATCCGGCAGACTATATCAAGGGATTTCCCCTGCATCCGCACCGGGGAATTGAGACATTTACCTACCTGATGAAAGGTCGCATAAACCACCGGGACAGTCTGGGGAATAAAGGGACCATACATAATGGGGAAAGTCAATGGATGACCGGAGGAAGTGGTATCCTGCATGAGGAGATGCCACAGCCTACAGAGCATTTACTTGGCCTTCAACTTTGGATTAACCTGCCGGCAAAAGACAAAATGACCGATCCCAAATATTTCGACATTACCAACGATATGATACGCGAATTCGATGAGAATGGAGCGAAAATAAGAGTGGTTGCCGGAAAATATAAAGACCATTATGGAGCAAAGGGCCACCATCTTCCTGCAACTGTACTGGATATTACGGTCGACCCGGATAACGAATTTATTATGGACACAAATCCGAATGATACATTATTCGTTTATATTGTCAGTGGAAATGGTTCATTTGGGAGTAAGGACAAGATAATACCACAAAAAACCGCCGTATTGTTTGATAAAGGGGATGAATTTTCAGTTAAAACCCATGATCAGGAAATAAGGTTCATCCTTGCCACAGCGCCACCGCTTGGTGAACCCATAGCATGGGGAGGGCCTATCGTAATGAATACACATGAAGAATTACGTAACGCCTTCCGTGAACTCGATAATGATACCTTTATCAAACATCAACCCTCAGGAATTTAG
- a CDS encoding LuxR C-terminal-related transcriptional regulator, producing the protein MDTAEKQKIWESHKKHIELLAKVNNSYVFVLEYQKKYLYMSDNIQQFFKADLDGLLRSHSEGDDFLAARIHPEDYQVLNEPQIKLMEFTLNQPVEERKNFKYISEFRGKKAEGEYVRIIYQCQILELDENGNPWLVLGIADISPNAAPWVSTKLQVVNFITGETLPLNKFEEKELVEFTPREKEILLLIKSGMLSKEISDKLSVSIHTVNKHRQNIMQKMNADNIIEAMEYARKLGLLD; encoded by the coding sequence ATGGATACAGCGGAAAAACAAAAAATATGGGAATCACATAAAAAGCACATAGAGTTGCTTGCTAAAGTGAATAACAGCTATGTTTTTGTGCTAGAATACCAGAAAAAATATCTCTATATGTCAGATAATATCCAGCAGTTTTTTAAGGCCGATCTGGACGGACTCCTTCGCTCTCATTCCGAAGGAGATGATTTTCTGGCAGCACGTATCCATCCTGAAGACTATCAGGTGCTGAACGAACCTCAGATAAAGCTGATGGAATTTACACTCAACCAGCCTGTAGAGGAGCGGAAAAATTTTAAGTATATATCTGAATTCCGGGGGAAAAAAGCGGAAGGGGAATATGTCAGAATTATCTACCAGTGCCAGATATTGGAACTGGATGAAAACGGTAATCCGTGGCTTGTACTGGGTATTGCTGATATATCGCCTAATGCTGCGCCATGGGTCAGCACCAAGCTTCAGGTTGTGAATTTTATCACAGGAGAAACACTGCCTTTAAATAAGTTTGAGGAAAAAGAACTTGTGGAATTTACACCCAGGGAGAAAGAAATATTACTTTTAATAAAATCGGGCATGCTCAGTAAAGAGATTTCAGATAAATTATCTGTAAGTATCCATACAGTCAATAAACATCGTCAAAATATCATGCAAAAAATGAATGCCGACAACATCATCGAGGCAATGGAATATGCACGTAAATTAGGTTTGTTAGATTAA